The genomic interval CTTCGCATCGAAGATACCGACCAGGAGCGTTACGTCCCCGGCGCCGAGGAGGACATCATCGAGTCGTTGCGCTGGGCCGGGCTGAGCTACGACGAAGGGCCGGACGTGGGCGGTCCCTGTGGGCCATACCGCCAGTCGGAGCGCAAGGAGCTGTATCTGCAGTACGCGAAGCAGCTCGTCGAGGCCGGGCACGCCTACTATGCCTTCGACACACCCGAAGAACTGGAGGAGATGCGGCGGCGGCTTCAGAAAAGCGGCAATCCGTCGCCCAAGTACGACGCGATCACGCGCATGAGCATGCGCAACTCGCTCACGCTGCCCGCCGAGGAAGTCGAGCGCCTGCTGGCCGAAGGCGTGCCTTACGTGATCCGACTCAAGGTACCGCGCCGTGAGACGATTCGCTTTTATGACCTGATTCGCGGCTGGGTCTCCTTCGAAAGCTCGGAGATCGACGATCAGGTGCTGATCAAGTCCGACGGCATGCCCACCTACCACATGGCCAACGTGGTCGATGACCACCTGATGGGCATCACGCACGTGATCCGGGGCGAAGAATGGCTTTCGTCGACGCCCAAGCACGTGCTGCTGTACCGGTACCTGGGCTGGGAAATGCCGCAGATGGCGCACCTGCCGCTGATTCTCAGCCCGAAGGGCGGTAAGCTCTCCAAACGTAACGCCGAGGAGCTGGGCATTCCGGTGCTGGTGCGCCAGTACCGGGAGCTGGGCTACGAGCCGGAGGCGCTCGTGAATTACCTGGCTTTTCTGGGCTGGAATCCGGGCACCGAGCAGGAGGTCTTCACGCTGGAGGAACTGATCGAGGCGTTTTCGCTGGATCGGGTGCGGCCGGCCGCCGTGCAGTTCAGCCTCGACAAGCTGCAGTGGTATAACCAGCAGTTCATCCGGCGCATGTCGGTCGAGGAGCTGGCCCGCAAGGCCATGCCCTACCTGAAAAAGCACGGCATCGAGGCCGACGAGGCGTACGTGCAGAAGGTGGCGGCGCTGATGCAGGAGCGCATTACGTTCGTCGAAGAGCTGGCCACGTTCTGTCGGTTCTTCTACGAAGATCCCACGA from Rhodothermus marinus carries:
- the gltX gene encoding glutamate--tRNA ligase — translated: METQTHKIEGPVRVRFAPSPTGFLHIGGLRTALYNFLFARKHGGQFILRIEDTDQERYVPGAEEDIIESLRWAGLSYDEGPDVGGPCGPYRQSERKELYLQYAKQLVEAGHAYYAFDTPEELEEMRRRLQKSGNPSPKYDAITRMSMRNSLTLPAEEVERLLAEGVPYVIRLKVPRRETIRFYDLIRGWVSFESSEIDDQVLIKSDGMPTYHMANVVDDHLMGITHVIRGEEWLSSTPKHVLLYRYLGWEMPQMAHLPLILSPKGGKLSKRNAEELGIPVLVRQYRELGYEPEALVNYLAFLGWNPGTEQEVFTLEELIEAFSLDRVRPAAVQFSLDKLQWYNQQFIRRMSVEELARKAMPYLKKHGIEADEAYVQKVAALMQERITFVEELATFCRFFYEDPTTYEEKGVQKRWKENSAELVRAYADRLEQLEEFTAETAEQALRELAEERGVKAAEIIHPTRLAISGLSFGPSLFEMMEVIGKEACVRRLRRAAEVLG